A genomic window from Anaerobranca gottschalkii DSM 13577 includes:
- a CDS encoding helix-turn-helix domain-containing protein — MIKTYKVMLLPNNKQKTKLKECAGVARWAYNWALATEQENYNNGGKFLNDRELRKRLTELKKTKEYSWLNDYSNNITKQAIKDACLAYK, encoded by the coding sequence ATGATAAAGACCTATAAAGTAATGCTTCTACCTAACAACAAACAAAAAACTAAACTAAAGGAATGTGCAGGAGTAGCAAGATGGGCATATAATTGGGCTTTAGCTACAGAACAAGAGAATTATAATAACGGTGGTAAATTTTTAAATGATAGAGAACTTAGGAAAAGATTAACTGAGCTAAAAAAGACAAAAGAATACTCATGGCTTAATGACTATTCAAATAATATAACAAAACAAGCTATTAAGGATGCCTGCCTAGCATATAAAAA